The following are from one region of the Novosphingobium humi genome:
- a CDS encoding (2Fe-2S)-binding protein, protein MSQGKFALTINRKPVSVTTDADKPLLWVLREELKMPGTKFGCGQGLCGACTVLLDGQAVRSCQTPVSAAAGHKITTIEGATALPQGAKLVAMWQEIDVPQCGYCQAGQILSATALLMANPKPSDEEIDAGMNGNLCRCATYLRIRRAIRKAAGLADVTGDAA, encoded by the coding sequence GTGAGCCAAGGAAAATTCGCCCTGACCATCAACCGCAAGCCGGTCAGCGTGACGACCGATGCGGACAAGCCTTTGCTCTGGGTGCTGCGCGAGGAACTGAAGATGCCGGGCACCAAGTTCGGCTGCGGACAAGGGCTTTGCGGGGCCTGCACGGTGCTGCTCGACGGACAGGCGGTGCGCTCATGCCAGACGCCGGTGTCGGCGGCGGCGGGGCACAAGATCACCACGATCGAAGGCGCGACCGCCCTGCCTCAGGGCGCGAAGCTGGTGGCGATGTGGCAGGAGATCGACGTGCCGCAATGCGGCTATTGTCAGGCCGGACAGATTCTGTCGGCAACGGCGCTGCTGATGGCCAATCCCAAGCCCAGCGATGAGGAGATCGACGCGGGGATGAACGGCAACCTGTGCCGATGCGCCACCTATCTGCGCATCCGCCGCGCGATCAGGAAAGCGGCCGGATTGGCCGATGTGACGGGGGACGCGGCATGA
- a CDS encoding TetR/AcrR family transcriptional regulator: MDLSEDLVTTARPGTYSRGTETVDAILKAALGVLIDEGAAAFTIRRIAAACGMKVGNVSYHFPRKEMLVQVLLDELLASYEKVLEDRVRQPDLTTEERLRLLIVICLEDIAGKRTTRLFTELWALANHNDFIADRVRGFYQRVHDFIGEYVAALNPALTSEEVAIVSLYISASMEGSTPFLGFEKPWADRMPAYTSIAVHGLVTLAKTITSREIAGMTSQTA; the protein is encoded by the coding sequence ATGGACCTATCGGAAGACCTCGTCACCACCGCGCGCCCCGGCACCTATTCGCGCGGGACAGAGACGGTGGATGCGATTTTGAAAGCCGCGCTCGGCGTCCTGATCGACGAGGGCGCGGCGGCCTTCACCATCCGGCGGATCGCGGCGGCCTGCGGGATGAAGGTGGGCAATGTCTCGTATCATTTCCCGCGCAAGGAAATGCTGGTCCAGGTGCTGCTTGATGAACTGCTGGCCTCTTATGAAAAGGTGCTGGAGGACCGGGTGCGCCAGCCCGACCTGACCACGGAGGAACGGCTGCGGCTGCTGATCGTGATTTGCCTTGAGGATATTGCGGGCAAGCGCACCACGCGCCTGTTCACCGAACTGTGGGCGCTGGCCAATCACAATGATTTCATCGCCGACCGGGTGCGGGGCTTCTATCAGCGGGTGCATGATTTCATCGGCGAATATGTCGCCGCGCTCAACCCCGCGCTGACCAGCGAGGAAGTGGCCATCGTCTCGCTCTATATCAGCGCCAGCATGGAGGGATCGACCCCCTTCCTCGGCTTTGAAAAGCCATGGGCCGACCGGATGCCCGCCTATACGTCAATTGCCGTGCATGGGCTGGTTACACTTGCCAAAACGATCACTTCGCGAGAGATTGCCGGAATGACAAGCCAGACGGCCTGA
- a CDS encoding MFS transporter, producing MRRILLAEQDGWPLERVWAGLRGCGLPAAAVLGCLQPAIDPVFLTLLSRATPLRAVDHGWVVGMTQSASALAALMVWWLGPRMPQRAVVALALGAMAAGLLTPLAVGLGGLLALRGIYGLGMGAIYARAMGGFAAARPTGAYAIVLLVQLMLATLLSLALPDLAARVGAGLALGLLGLVPLAAALALGLAREGGGARLAPPGRSATPPAGWALALANFWFICATMMVWSLCGALAVQAGHSEGLIGRAVAIGSLAGAATAIAVMRERLRVPLPVTACLVGASLLAPLVLTRPGAGTGFVLAMVLLNIGSTAIIIRCSGLASALGLDPRFRVFVAATHNLGMSAGPALGSGLLWVMPDGGLLVGAGLAVLAGVAAVVIGWRGLRHCAHWPMPRPVFAAWGRQKGLD from the coding sequence ATGCGTCGGATTTTGCTTGCAGAGCAGGATGGCTGGCCGTTGGAGCGCGTTTGGGCGGGCCTGCGTGGCTGTGGCCTGCCTGCAGCGGCGGTGCTGGGCTGTCTGCAACCGGCGATTGATCCGGTCTTTCTCACGCTGCTGTCGCGGGCCACGCCCTTGCGCGCCGTCGATCACGGCTGGGTGGTGGGGATGACCCAGTCGGCCTCGGCGCTGGCCGCGCTGATGGTGTGGTGGCTGGGGCCAAGGATGCCGCAGCGCGCGGTGGTGGCGCTGGCATTGGGGGCGATGGCGGCGGGTCTGCTGACGCCGCTGGCGGTGGGGCTGGGCGGATTGCTGGCGCTGCGCGGGATCTATGGGCTGGGCATGGGTGCGATCTATGCCCGCGCGATGGGGGGCTTTGCGGCGGCGCGGCCCACGGGGGCCTATGCCATTGTCCTGCTGGTGCAACTGATGCTGGCCACGCTGCTCTCGCTGGCGCTGCCCGATCTGGCCGCAAGGGTTGGGGCGGGTTTGGCGCTGGGGCTGCTGGGGCTGGTGCCTCTGGCGGCGGCGCTGGCGCTGGGATTGGCGCGGGAAGGGGGCGGGGCGCGCCTTGCGCCTCCGGGGCGTAGCGCCACGCCGCCTGCGGGCTGGGCGCTCGCGCTGGCCAATTTCTGGTTCATCTGCGCAACGATGATGGTGTGGAGCCTGTGCGGCGCGCTGGCGGTGCAGGCCGGACACAGCGAAGGGCTGATCGGGCGCGCGGTGGCGATCGGCTCGCTGGCCGGGGCGGCCACGGCGATTGCGGTGATGCGCGAAAGGCTGCGCGTGCCTCTGCCGGTCACGGCCTGTCTGGTGGGCGCGTCGTTACTGGCACCTTTGGTGCTGACCCGGCCGGGCGCGGGGACGGGTTTTGTGCTGGCGATGGTGCTGCTCAATATCGGTTCGACCGCGATCATCATCCGCTGCTCGGGTCTGGCCAGCGCCTTGGGCCTCGATCCGCGCTTTCGCGTCTTTGTCGCGGCCACGCATAATCTGGGGATGAGCGCGGGCCCTGCGCTGGGTTCGGGTCTGCTCTGGGTGATGCCCGATGGCGGATTGCTGGTGGGCGCCGGGCTGGCGGTGCTGGCCGGGGTGGCGGCGGTGGTGATCGGATGGCGCGGTTTACGCCATTGTGCGCATTGGCCTATGCCGCGCCCGGTTTTTGCGGCGTGGGGGCGACAGAAGGGGCTTGATTAA
- a CDS encoding amine dehydrogenase large subunit, which yields MSRHASHVFALRAAVLLIGSALAPFGAQAAVPTEPETPNVATLASPNPGWFYVRGGFDSAGTQIVDSATGKMVGMVDTSRTSDMAVDPAGKFYYVSETIWSKGNRGTRQDLLSIYDANSLKLQTEVPFPGRLIIGAQVNNFAISSDGKTAYIFNLTPAASVNIVDLAKRKFARNVELPGCAGLMPIAEGLVSVCSDGSLASLNLSGGKAEITRSAPFFSVTNDPVFDAYNYSAKRKEAVFLSYTGLIYTAKIGLKPEIAAPFSIQAAAGLRPGETKPLDVNWLPGGRQLTAWHHASNHLYVLMHIGEFWTQKDPGEEIWDVDLSAKKVVKRFPLEDHADNIEVTQGDKPKLFVNTGKNDGYILDLATWTLGPKIGAIGGGVIATFEAP from the coding sequence ATGTCTCGCCACGCTTCGCACGTTTTCGCCCTTCGCGCCGCTGTCTTGCTGATCGGATCGGCGCTGGCGCCTTTTGGCGCGCAGGCCGCCGTGCCCACCGAGCCGGAAACCCCCAATGTCGCGACGCTCGCCTCGCCCAATCCGGGCTGGTTCTATGTGCGCGGGGGTTTTGACTCGGCGGGCACCCAGATCGTGGACAGCGCCACCGGCAAGATGGTGGGCATGGTCGATACCAGCCGCACATCGGATATGGCGGTCGATCCGGCGGGCAAATTCTATTACGTCTCCGAAACGATCTGGAGCAAGGGCAATAGGGGCACGCGGCAGGATCTGCTCTCGATCTATGACGCCAACAGTCTGAAACTCCAGACCGAAGTGCCTTTTCCTGGCCGCCTGATCATCGGTGCGCAGGTCAATAATTTCGCCATCTCGTCCGATGGCAAGACCGCCTATATCTTCAACCTGACGCCCGCCGCCTCGGTCAACATCGTCGATCTGGCCAAGCGCAAATTTGCCCGCAATGTCGAATTGCCGGGCTGCGCGGGGCTGATGCCGATTGCCGAAGGGCTGGTATCGGTCTGTTCGGACGGCTCGCTGGCCTCGCTCAACCTGTCGGGCGGCAAGGCGGAGATCACGCGCAGCGCGCCCTTCTTTTCGGTCACCAATGATCCGGTGTTTGACGCCTATAACTATTCGGCCAAGCGCAAGGAGGCGGTGTTCCTCAGTTATACCGGGCTGATCTATACGGCGAAAATCGGGTTGAAGCCTGAAATCGCCGCGCCTTTCTCCATTCAGGCCGCTGCCGGTCTGCGCCCCGGCGAGACCAAGCCGCTTGATGTCAACTGGCTGCCCGGCGGGCGGCAATTGACGGCATGGCATCATGCCAGCAACCACCTCTATGTGCTGATGCATATCGGCGAATTCTGGACCCAGAAGGATCCGGGCGAGGAAATCTGGGATGTGGACCTGTCCGCCAAAAAGGTCGTCAAGCGCTTCCCGCTGGAGGATCACGCCGACAATATCGAGGTGACGCAGGGCGACAAGCCCAAGCTCTTTGTCAACACCGGCAAGAATGACGGCTATATTCTCGATCTGGCGACATGGACGCTGGGGCCGAAAATTGGTGCGATCGGCGGCGGCGTCATCGCCACGTTCGAGGCCCCGTGA
- a CDS encoding MauE/DoxX family redox-associated membrane protein, with protein sequence MAALLATMLLGFGIGAGLIFAFAGLSHWRHRRLLVGVVGNYRLLPDGLIAPVAGLLPWAEMALGLALVSAAFSPLLGRAGALAGGGVLLLFGWAMAVNLRRGRGFIDCGCGHAELRQPLSWMLVARNLVLALPLLAFAAIGPVLPDGMALIAAMVAGLAVWLGYHLFNALAALQSSPLSASLHPIRLPTRR encoded by the coding sequence ATGGCGGCGCTGCTGGCCACAATGCTGCTGGGCTTTGGTATTGGGGCGGGCCTGATCTTTGCCTTTGCAGGGTTGAGCCATTGGCGGCATCGGCGCCTGTTGGTCGGGGTGGTCGGTAATTACCGACTGTTGCCCGATGGGCTGATCGCTCCGGTGGCGGGGCTGTTGCCTTGGGCGGAAATGGCGCTGGGGCTGGCTTTGGTGTCGGCGGCTTTTTCGCCTTTGCTTGGCCGCGCGGGAGCGCTGGCGGGCGGCGGCGTGCTGCTGCTCTTTGGCTGGGCGATGGCGGTCAATCTGCGGCGGGGGCGCGGCTTTATCGATTGCGGCTGCGGCCATGCCGAATTGCGCCAACCGCTCAGCTGGATGCTGGTGGCGCGCAATCTGGTGCTGGCGCTGCCCTTGCTGGCCTTTGCCGCGATTGGCCCGGTTCTGCCCGATGGCATGGCGCTGATCGCCGCGATGGTGGCGGGGCTGGCGGTCTGGCTGGGTTATCATCTGTTCAATGCGCTGGCGGCGCTGCAATCCAGCCCGCTTTCGGCCAGTCTGCATCCCATTCGGCTTCCCACTCGGAGATAG
- a CDS encoding methylamine utilization protein MauD — protein MILSLVISQVVSWLVIAGLVVALLALARQVGVLHMRVAPAGALTTAGGPAVGAGSPVIEANDINGRHVHIGGPAKDKPLRLLMFVSAMCPLCKGLIPVAKSFAKDERLDLTFVGDDEVAAQRKLIAQQGLEGYTFVNGPDVGQAFAVGKLPYAVLMDADGVVLSKGLVNSREHLESLIIAHEMGVKSVQDYIASLKVVG, from the coding sequence ATGATCCTTTCGCTGGTCATTTCACAGGTTGTATCGTGGCTGGTCATTGCCGGGCTGGTTGTGGCGCTGCTGGCGCTGGCGCGGCAGGTGGGCGTTTTGCACATGCGGGTGGCGCCGGCGGGCGCGCTGACCACGGCGGGCGGACCGGCGGTGGGCGCGGGCAGCCCGGTGATCGAGGCCAATGACATCAATGGCCGCCATGTCCATATCGGCGGCCCGGCCAAGGACAAGCCGCTGCGTCTGCTGATGTTCGTGTCGGCCATGTGCCCGCTGTGCAAGGGGTTGATCCCGGTGGCCAAGAGCTTTGCCAAGGACGAGCGGCTCGACCTGACGTTCGTGGGCGATGACGAAGTCGCGGCGCAGCGCAAGCTGATCGCGCAGCAGGGGCTGGAGGGCTACACTTTCGTCAACGGGCCTGATGTGGGTCAGGCCTTTGCCGTGGGCAAGCTGCCCTATGCGGTGCTGATGGATGCCGATGGGGTCGTGCTGTCCAAGGGGCTGGTCAACAGCCGCGAGCATCTTGAGAGCCTGATCATCGCCCACGAAATGGGGGTGAAGAGCGTGCAGGACTATATCGCCTCGCTCAAGGTCGTCGGCTGA
- a CDS encoding methylamine dehydrogenase light chain produces MKLFNPDAAAEKLLRRFAGGTSRRGMLARLGGALVAAPVFPLLPVSRAGAAKPDRSPEAKTAFARKAQTVDDTKCDYWRYCAIDGALCSCCGGGIHTCPPGAESSPVSWVGTCINPEDGKAYMIAYRDCCGKPMCTQCMCDNQDREMPLYVPQLNNNIIWCFGTQSMEYHCSTAVMVGPA; encoded by the coding sequence ATGAAACTGTTCAATCCCGATGCCGCCGCCGAAAAGCTGCTGCGCCGTTTTGCCGGGGGCACATCGCGCCGGGGGATGCTGGCGCGGCTGGGCGGGGCGCTGGTGGCCGCACCTGTGTTCCCGCTGCTGCCCGTCAGCCGCGCCGGGGCCGCCAAGCCCGACCGCAGCCCGGAGGCCAAGACCGCCTTTGCCCGCAAGGCGCAGACGGTCGATGATACGAAATGCGATTACTGGCGCTATTGCGCGATCGACGGGGCGCTTTGCTCATGCTGCGGCGGGGGCATTCATACCTGCCCGCCGGGGGCGGAATCCTCGCCGGTCTCGTGGGTGGGCACCTGCATCAATCCCGAAGACGGCAAGGCCTATATGATCGCCTATCGCGATTGCTGCGGCAAACCGATGTGCACCCAGTGCATGTGCGACAATCAGGACCGCGAGATGCCGCTCTATGTGCCCCAGCTCAACAACAACATCATCTGGTGTTTCGGCACCCAGAGCATGGAATATCACTGCTCGACGGCTGTGATGGTGGGGCCGGCCTGA
- a CDS encoding cytochrome C → MKTARWIGAGALLALPWLAASVAAQADPVRGISDPELARSDFIEHCGGCHGPDGRSAPAALPELRGRVGWLMCTPASRAYLIRLPNIAHSRISDNAELADMLNYMVFVVGGDSAPVGTRPFTAEEVTRERAHPLVSGSLTAERARHVGEAIRQCHAPVSLRLNYPGEKKG, encoded by the coding sequence ATGAAAACGGCGCGGTGGATCGGTGCGGGGGCGTTATTGGCCTTGCCATGGCTGGCGGCGTCGGTTGCGGCCCAGGCTGATCCTGTGAGAGGCATCAGCGATCCTGAACTGGCGCGGTCCGATTTCATTGAGCATTGCGGGGGATGCCATGGACCGGATGGGCGTTCGGCGCCTGCCGCCTTGCCCGAATTGCGCGGGAGGGTGGGGTGGCTGATGTGTACGCCTGCCTCGCGCGCCTATCTGATCCGCCTGCCCAATATCGCGCACAGCCGGATCAGCGATAATGCCGAATTGGCTGATATGCTCAATTATATGGTGTTCGTGGTGGGTGGGGATAGCGCGCCCGTCGGCACGCGCCCCTTTACCGCCGAGGAAGTGACGCGCGAGAGGGCGCATCCTTTGGTGTCAGGGTCCCTGACAGCGGAAAGGGCGCGGCATGTGGGGGAGGCGATCCGGCAGTGTCATGCGCCGGTTTCGCTGCGGTTGAATTATCCCGGTGAGAAGAAGGGGTAG
- a CDS encoding inorganic phosphate transporter, translating to MVHVIVALPFVIALVALALAFDFINGLHDAANSIATVVSTKLLTPLQAVLFAAFFNFAAYWMFGLKVAETVGKGIIDKDLVTPHVIFGALVGAMVWNVFTWVKGIPSSSSHALVGGLVGSGVMHAGTNAIVWSGIIKTTSFIALAPLLGMMAAMMLMMITSWIFMKATAKSAEGVFKKLHILSAAAYSVGHGANDAQKTMGIITVLLYSQGLLKGDFAVPGWVVIGCYVAMGLGTLSGGWKIIETMGSRITKLSHHQGFCASMGGSMLLFGATAFGIPVSTTHTITGCIMGVGAAKRTSAVRWGVAQRLVVAWLVTIPAAALVGAMCYELAVLIDRAL from the coding sequence ATGGTCCATGTTATCGTGGCCCTGCCTTTCGTCATTGCCCTTGTGGCGCTGGCGCTGGCATTCGACTTCATCAACGGTCTGCATGACGCGGCCAATTCCATTGCAACGGTGGTGTCGACCAAGCTGCTGACGCCGCTGCAGGCGGTGCTGTTCGCCGCCTTCTTCAACTTTGCCGCCTATTGGATGTTTGGCCTGAAAGTGGCCGAAACCGTCGGCAAGGGCATCATCGACAAGGATCTGGTCACGCCCCATGTCATCTTCGGCGCTCTGGTGGGCGCGATGGTGTGGAATGTGTTCACTTGGGTCAAGGGCATCCCCTCCTCGTCCAGCCACGCGCTGGTGGGCGGGCTGGTCGGCTCGGGCGTGATGCATGCGGGCACCAATGCCATCGTGTGGTCGGGCATCATCAAGACCACCTCCTTCATCGCTCTGGCGCCGCTGCTGGGCATGATGGCGGCGATGATGCTGATGATGATCACCTCCTGGATCTTCATGAAGGCCACCGCCAAGAGCGCGGAAGGCGTGTTCAAGAAGCTGCACATCCTGTCCGCGGCGGCCTATTCGGTCGGGCACGGCGCCAATGACGCGCAAAAGACGATGGGCATCATCACCGTGCTGCTCTACTCGCAAGGCCTGCTCAAGGGCGACTTTGCGGTGCCGGGCTGGGTTGTGATCGGCTGCTATGTGGCCATGGGCCTGGGCACGCTTTCGGGCGGGTGGAAGATCATCGAAACGATGGGCAGCCGCATCACCAAGCTGTCGCACCATCAGGGCTTCTGCGCCTCGATGGGCGGCTCGATGCTGCTGTTTGGCGCCACGGCCTTCGGTATCCCGGTTTCCACCACCCACACGATCACCGGCTGCATCATGGGCGTGGGTGCGGCCAAGCGCACCAGCGCGGTGCGCTGGGGCGTGGCGCAGCGTCTGGTCGTGGCATGGCTGGTGACCATTCCGGCCGCTGCTCTGGTGGGCGCAATGTGCTATGAGTTGGCCGTGTTGATCGACCGGGCGCTTTAA
- a CDS encoding DUF47 family protein has product MTRIVTIRQIASLPYRRVGDSPDSPVEVLMVTSRGTGRWVLPKGNAMKGLAAHAAAAQEAYEEAGLEGAVCPTPLGDYRYRKQLKSGASLLVDVRVFPLAVTTELDEWPEAGQRTRQWFALATAADLVDEPELRALMVRFRPSDFADSSGKPIVGRSLALMRETVRMFHWFQALLPKQGNFFALFEAHVATLTAGSDALARLLQGGSGMNQHIREIVEREEEADNITRDVLTTVRKTFLTPFDRSAITSLIGSMDDSIDQMQQTAGAVSLYEVTEFEQEMRDMAAIIVDCSRLLAEAMPLLRDIHGNAARLHELTGRIVEMEGHSDEIHAKGLKKTFKLYGKADPLTFFIQREIYIHLEKVVDRFEDVANEIDGLVIDHA; this is encoded by the coding sequence ATGACAAGGATAGTGACAATTCGTCAGATCGCCAGCCTGCCCTATCGACGTGTTGGTGATTCGCCCGATTCGCCGGTTGAGGTCCTTATGGTTACCTCGCGGGGAACCGGACGTTGGGTTTTGCCCAAAGGCAATGCGATGAAGGGTCTGGCCGCCCATGCCGCCGCTGCGCAGGAAGCGTATGAGGAAGCAGGGCTGGAAGGCGCGGTTTGCCCCACTCCTCTGGGGGATTACCGCTATCGCAAACAGTTGAAGTCGGGTGCCTCACTCCTTGTGGATGTGAGGGTTTTTCCGTTGGCCGTAACAACCGAACTTGACGAATGGCCCGAAGCAGGGCAGCGGACGCGGCAATGGTTCGCGCTGGCAACGGCGGCGGACCTTGTTGATGAGCCAGAACTGCGCGCACTGATGGTCCGGTTTCGGCCATCCGACTTTGCCGATTCGTCCGGCAAGCCAATCGTGGGCCGCAGTCTGGCACTGATGAGGGAAACTGTTCGAATGTTTCACTGGTTTCAGGCGCTGCTCCCCAAGCAGGGCAATTTCTTCGCGCTGTTTGAAGCCCATGTTGCCACGCTGACCGCGGGCAGCGATGCCTTGGCCCGCCTGCTTCAGGGCGGATCGGGCATGAATCAGCATATCCGCGAAATCGTCGAGCGCGAGGAAGAGGCCGACAATATCACGCGCGACGTGCTCACCACGGTGCGCAAGACGTTCCTCACCCCGTTTGACCGCAGCGCGATCACCAGCCTGATCGGTTCGATGGACGATTCGATCGACCAGATGCAGCAGACCGCCGGCGCGGTCAGCCTGTATGAAGTGACCGAGTTCGAGCAGGAAATGCGCGACATGGCCGCGATCATCGTCGATTGCTCGCGCCTGCTGGCCGAAGCCATGCCGCTGCTGCGCGACATTCACGGCAATGCCGCCCGTCTGCACGAGCTGACCGGACGCATCGTCGAAATGGAAGGCCATTCGGACGAAATCCACGCCAAGGGCCTGAAGAAGACCTTCAAGCTGTATGGCAAGGCCGATCCGCTGACCTTCTTCATCCAGCGCGAAATCTACATCCACCTCGAAAAGGTGGTCGACCGTTTCGAGGACGTCGCCAACGAGATCGATGGTCTCGTGATCGACCACGCCTAA